Genomic DNA from Peribacillus sp. FSL H8-0477:
CATTATCGATTTTAACAGCGATTGTCGGGGCACCTTTTTTCGCATATTTATTACGAAAAACAGGAGGCGGCTGGAATTGATCTCAATAAAAGATGGAAACTTTTTTTATCAAAAAGCAAAGAGCAAAGAGCAAACCTATTTATACAATAATGATATATCCTTTGACTTGCATCCTGGTGAAATCATGTCGATTCTAGGTCCAAATGGTGCAGGGAAAACAACCTTATTAAAATGTATTATGGGTCTCCTGAAATGGGAAAAAGGCGAAACATTATTAAATGGGAAACCACTTTCAACTCTACGTCAAAAAGAAGTATGGCGAACAATTGGGTATGTACCTCAGGCTTCCAAAATGACCTTTGGTTACTCGATCCTAGATCTAGTCACAATGGGACGTGCATTGTTAATTCATGCTTATGCACAGCCCACACAAGAGGACCGGCAAGCTGCGCTTGATGCGCTAGAACTTGTAGGCATTCAGCATCTAGCTGATCAGTCTTGTACAGCTGTCAGCGGCGGTGAGCTTCAGCTGGCATTGATTGCACGAACATTGGTATCAGATCCAAAAATTTTAATACTAGATGAGCCAGAATCACATCTAGATATTCAAAAGCAAAAAATCATCTTGCAGACCATTAAAAAGTTGGTCAAAGAACGAGACTTAGCTTGCATTATCAATACTCATTATGCGAATCATGCTTTTTACTTTGGTGATAAGGTACTTATGGTCGCTAAAAATAAACCTGTCATTACGGGCCCTGTTTCTGAAATTATGACAGAGGAAAACATCTTTCATTACTTTGATATTGAAGTGAAAAAATTGTTACATAGCGACAATGGTCAGGTATTTGAAACCATCGTCCCTAAATATTTTGGATTAGATAACAGTGACCGATGATTTCGGTCACTGTTTTTTTTATGCACTTTCCCTCCTCTATCACATTACTTCTATTTTTTTATTCCCCTCGACTTTTTTCATTACATACTTTATACCTATTTATTACAAAAAAAGAGGACATAAGGCGCAGAAACCAAAATAAGAATATAAACGTAAGATTAAAAACTGGTTATTAAAGGAAAATATATGGAAGGGTGATTTTTTGAGTACGAAAGGGTTTATGAGCGTCATTTGCTTATTGTTTATCCTAGCAGGATGCAGTGATACTGAACATAAAGACACAAAAGCAGTCAGCGCTCCAGAAAATAAGTATGAAAAACTAGTTAAGGAAAAAAACAAAGAACTAGCACAGGAACCAATTAAACAGATGAAAAATAGCGAAGGGGTTGTGTTAAAGCTAAAACAGCCTCTGTACAAAGAATTTGCCGTTAATGGTCAGTTGATTATTGAAGGAGAGATAGAAGAATCTTCAGAATTGAAATCTGATTATGTATGGATAAAGGCATTATCTGATGAACAAGAGCCCGCAGGAGGGCAACATGATTATTACACTCCCCTAAAAGACGGAAAATTTAAGCAAACGATTCATTTTTTTAATGGAGAAGGCATGTATGATTTCATTGTCCAGGTCCCAAGTAAAACCCGGGATAATTATTACTATCATGCTGCTTCTTTTTCCGTATT
This window encodes:
- a CDS encoding ABC transporter ATP-binding protein, with the protein product MISIKDGNFFYQKAKSKEQTYLYNNDISFDLHPGEIMSILGPNGAGKTTLLKCIMGLLKWEKGETLLNGKPLSTLRQKEVWRTIGYVPQASKMTFGYSILDLVTMGRALLIHAYAQPTQEDRQAALDALELVGIQHLADQSCTAVSGGELQLALIARTLVSDPKILILDEPESHLDIQKQKIILQTIKKLVKERDLACIINTHYANHAFYFGDKVLMVAKNKPVITGPVSEIMTEENIFHYFDIEVKKLLHSDNGQVFETIVPKYFGLDNSDR